A single genomic interval of Piliocolobus tephrosceles isolate RC106 chromosome 7, ASM277652v3, whole genome shotgun sequence harbors:
- the LGI3 gene encoding leucine-rich repeat LGI family member 3 isoform X1, with product MAGLRARRGPVPGLLALSALGFCLMLQVSAKRPPKTPPCPPSCSCTRDTAFCVDSKAVPRNLPSEVISLTLVNAAFSEIQDGAFSHLPLLQFLLLNSNKFTLIGDNAFTGLSHLQYLFIENNDIWTLSKFTFRGLKSLTHLSLANNNLQTLPRDIFRPLDILNDLDLRGNSFNCDCKVKWLVEWLAHTNTTVAPIYCASPPRFQEHKVQDLPLREFDCITTDFVLYQTLSFPAVSAEPFLYSSDLYLALAQPGVSACTILKWDYVERQLRDYDRIPAPSAVHCKPMVVDSQLYVVVAQLFGGSYIYHWDPNTTRFTKLQDIDPQRVRKPNDLEAFRIDGDWYFAVADSSKAGATSLYRWHQNGFYSHQALHPWHRDTDLEFVDGEGKPRLIVSSSSQAPVIYQWSRTQKQFVAQGEVTQVPDAQAVKHFRAGRDSYLCLSRYIGDSKILRWEGTRFSEVQALPSRGSLALQPFLVGGRRYLVLGSDFSFTQIYQWDEGRQKFVRFQELAVQAPRAFCYMPAGDAQLLLAPSFKGQTLVYRHIVVDLSA from the exons ATGGCGGGGCTGCGGGCCAGGCGGGGCCCGGTGCCGGGGCTGCTGGCGCTCTCCGCGCTCGGCTTCTGCCTCATGCTGCAAGTCAGCGCTAAGAGGCCCCCCAAGACGCCCCCCTGCCCGCCCAGCTGCTCCTGCACCAGGGACACCGCCTTCTGCGTGGATTCAAAGGCAGTGCCCAGGAACCTGCCCTCGGAGGTCATCTCCCT GACCCTGGTGAATGCCGCCTTCTCAGAGATCCAGGATGGAGCGTTCTCCCACCTCCCGCTGCTGCAGTTCTT GTTACTCAACTCCAACAAGTTTACACTGATTGGAGACAACGCCTTCACAGGACTGTCGCACCTGCAGTATCT CTTCATTGAGAACAATGACATCTGGACACTATCCAAGTTCACCTTCCGAGGACTCAAGTCCTTGACTCACCT CTCGCTGGCCAACAATAACCTGCAGACACTGCCCAGAGACATCTTTCGGCCCCTGGACATCCTGAATGACTT GGACCTGCGGGGCAACTCATTCAACTGCGACTGCAAGGTGAAGTGGTTGGTGGAGTGGCTGGCACACACCAACACCACGGTGGCGCCCATCTACTGCGCCAGCCCTCCCCGCTTCCAGGAGCACAAGGTGCAGGACCTGCCGCTGCGGGAGTTCGACTGCATCACTACGG ATTTCGTGCTGTACCAGACCCTGTCCTTCCCAGCAGTGTCGGCTGAGCCCTTTCTCTACTCCAGTGACCTCTATTTGGCTCTGGCCCAGCCAGGTGTCAGTGCCTGCACCATTCTGAAGTGGGACTATGTCGAGCGGCAGCTTCGAGACTATGACAGAATCCCAG CCCCCTCTGCAGTGCACTGCAAGCCGATGGTGGTGGACAGCCAGCTGTATGTGGTCGTGGCCCAGCTGTTTGGCGGCTCTTACATTTACCACTGGGATCCCAACACCACGCGCTTCACAAAGCTGCAGGACATCGACCCACAGCGCGTGCGCAAGCCTAATGACCTAGAAGCCTTCCGCATCGATGGCGACTGGTACTTTGCCGTGGCCGACAGCTCCAAGGCAGGCGCCACCAGCCTCTACCGCTGGCACCAGAATGGCTTCTACTCCCACCAGGCGCTGCACCCCTGGCACCGCGACACCGACCTGGAGTTTGTGGATGGCGAGGGCAAGCCACGGCTGATTGTGTCCAGCAGCTCCCAGGCACCGGTCATCTATCAGTGGAGTCGCACCCAGAAGCAGTTTGTGGCCCAGGGTGAGGTGACTCAGGTACCTGATGCCCAAGCTGTGAAACACTTTCGTGCCGGCCGCGACAGTTACCTGTGCCTCAGCCGTTACATCGGTGACTCCAAGATCCTGCGCTGGGAGGGTACCCGTTTCTCGGAGGTGCAGGCCCTGCCCTCCCGGGGCTCGCTGGCCCTGCAGCCCTTCCTTGTGGGTGGCCGCCGCTACCTGGTGCTGGGCAGCGATTTCTCCTTCACCCAGATCTACCAGTGGGATGAAGGACGACAGAAGTTTGTACGGTTCCAGGAGCTGGCTGTGCAAGCTCCTCGGGCCTTTTGCTACATGCCTGCTGGGGATGCCCAGCTACTCCTGGCCCCCAGTTTCAAGGGACAGACGCTGGTTTATAGACACATTGTGGTGGATCTCAGTGCCTAG
- the SFTPC gene encoding pulmonary surfactant-associated protein C isoform X4 — MDVGSKEVLMESPPVLEMSIGAPEAQQHLALSGHLGTTATFSIGSTGLVVYDYQRLLIAYKPAPGTCCYIMKTAPESIPGLEALTRKVQNFQVFQMECSPQAKPAVPTSKLDQVEGRDAGSAPSRGDSAFLGMAVSTLCGEVPLYYI, encoded by the exons ATGGATGTGGGCAGCAAAGAGGTCCTGATGGAAAGCCCGCCG GTTCTGGAGATGAGCATCGGGGCTCCGGAAGCCCAGCAACACCTGGCCCTGAGTGGGCACCTGGGTACCACTGCCACCTTCTCCATCGGCTCCACTGGCCTCGTGGTGTATGACTACCAGCGG CTCCTGATCGCCTACAAGCCAGCCCCTGGCACCTGCTGCTACATCATGAAGACAGCTCCGGAGAGCATCCCTGGTCTTGAGGCTCTCACTAGAAAAGTCCAGAACttccaggt ATTCCAAATGGAATGCTCTCCGCAGGCCAAGCCCGCAGTGCCTACCTCTAAGCTGGACCAGGTGGAGGGGCGAGATGCAGGCTCAGCACCCTCCAGAGGGGACTCGGCCTTCCTGGGCATGGCCGTGAGCACCCTGTGTGGCGAGGTGCCGCTCTACTACATCTAG
- the LGI3 gene encoding leucine-rich repeat LGI family member 3 isoform X2, protein MAGLRARRGPVPGLLALSALGFCLMLQVSAKRPPKTPPCPPSCSCTRDTAFCVDSKAVPRNLPSEVISLTLVNAAFSEIQDGAFSHLPLLQFLLLNSNKFTLIGDNAFTGLSHLQYLSLANNNLQTLPRDIFRPLDILNDLDLRGNSFNCDCKVKWLVEWLAHTNTTVAPIYCASPPRFQEHKVQDLPLREFDCITTDFVLYQTLSFPAVSAEPFLYSSDLYLALAQPGVSACTILKWDYVERQLRDYDRIPAPSAVHCKPMVVDSQLYVVVAQLFGGSYIYHWDPNTTRFTKLQDIDPQRVRKPNDLEAFRIDGDWYFAVADSSKAGATSLYRWHQNGFYSHQALHPWHRDTDLEFVDGEGKPRLIVSSSSQAPVIYQWSRTQKQFVAQGEVTQVPDAQAVKHFRAGRDSYLCLSRYIGDSKILRWEGTRFSEVQALPSRGSLALQPFLVGGRRYLVLGSDFSFTQIYQWDEGRQKFVRFQELAVQAPRAFCYMPAGDAQLLLAPSFKGQTLVYRHIVVDLSA, encoded by the exons ATGGCGGGGCTGCGGGCCAGGCGGGGCCCGGTGCCGGGGCTGCTGGCGCTCTCCGCGCTCGGCTTCTGCCTCATGCTGCAAGTCAGCGCTAAGAGGCCCCCCAAGACGCCCCCCTGCCCGCCCAGCTGCTCCTGCACCAGGGACACCGCCTTCTGCGTGGATTCAAAGGCAGTGCCCAGGAACCTGCCCTCGGAGGTCATCTCCCT GACCCTGGTGAATGCCGCCTTCTCAGAGATCCAGGATGGAGCGTTCTCCCACCTCCCGCTGCTGCAGTTCTT GTTACTCAACTCCAACAAGTTTACACTGATTGGAGACAACGCCTTCACAGGACTGTCGCACCTGCAGTATCT CTCGCTGGCCAACAATAACCTGCAGACACTGCCCAGAGACATCTTTCGGCCCCTGGACATCCTGAATGACTT GGACCTGCGGGGCAACTCATTCAACTGCGACTGCAAGGTGAAGTGGTTGGTGGAGTGGCTGGCACACACCAACACCACGGTGGCGCCCATCTACTGCGCCAGCCCTCCCCGCTTCCAGGAGCACAAGGTGCAGGACCTGCCGCTGCGGGAGTTCGACTGCATCACTACGG ATTTCGTGCTGTACCAGACCCTGTCCTTCCCAGCAGTGTCGGCTGAGCCCTTTCTCTACTCCAGTGACCTCTATTTGGCTCTGGCCCAGCCAGGTGTCAGTGCCTGCACCATTCTGAAGTGGGACTATGTCGAGCGGCAGCTTCGAGACTATGACAGAATCCCAG CCCCCTCTGCAGTGCACTGCAAGCCGATGGTGGTGGACAGCCAGCTGTATGTGGTCGTGGCCCAGCTGTTTGGCGGCTCTTACATTTACCACTGGGATCCCAACACCACGCGCTTCACAAAGCTGCAGGACATCGACCCACAGCGCGTGCGCAAGCCTAATGACCTAGAAGCCTTCCGCATCGATGGCGACTGGTACTTTGCCGTGGCCGACAGCTCCAAGGCAGGCGCCACCAGCCTCTACCGCTGGCACCAGAATGGCTTCTACTCCCACCAGGCGCTGCACCCCTGGCACCGCGACACCGACCTGGAGTTTGTGGATGGCGAGGGCAAGCCACGGCTGATTGTGTCCAGCAGCTCCCAGGCACCGGTCATCTATCAGTGGAGTCGCACCCAGAAGCAGTTTGTGGCCCAGGGTGAGGTGACTCAGGTACCTGATGCCCAAGCTGTGAAACACTTTCGTGCCGGCCGCGACAGTTACCTGTGCCTCAGCCGTTACATCGGTGACTCCAAGATCCTGCGCTGGGAGGGTACCCGTTTCTCGGAGGTGCAGGCCCTGCCCTCCCGGGGCTCGCTGGCCCTGCAGCCCTTCCTTGTGGGTGGCCGCCGCTACCTGGTGCTGGGCAGCGATTTCTCCTTCACCCAGATCTACCAGTGGGATGAAGGACGACAGAAGTTTGTACGGTTCCAGGAGCTGGCTGTGCAAGCTCCTCGGGCCTTTTGCTACATGCCTGCTGGGGATGCCCAGCTACTCCTGGCCCCCAGTTTCAAGGGACAGACGCTGGTTTATAGACACATTGTGGTGGATCTCAGTGCCTAG
- the REEP4 gene encoding receptor expression-enhancing protein 4 isoform X4, whose translation MVSWMICRLVVLVFGMLCPAYASYKAVKTKNIREYVRWMMYWIVFALFMAAEIVTDIFISWFPFYYEIKMAFVLWLLSPYTKGASLLYRKFVHPSLSRHEKEIDAYIVQAKERSYETVLTFGKRGLNIAASAAVQAATKGTGLGACRTATPRMSVGWTLRQSPGRQPGPERSP comes from the exons ATGGTGTCCTGGATGATCTGTCGCCTGGTGGT GCTGGTGTTTGGGATGCTGTGTCCAGCCTATGCTTCCTATAAGGCTGTGAAGACCAAGAACATTCGTGAATAT GTGCGGTGGATGATGTACTGGATTGTTTTTGCACTCTTCATGGCAGCAGAGATCGTTACAGACATTTTTATCTCCTG GTTCCCTTTCTACTATGAGATCAAGATGGCCTTTGTGCTGTGGCTGCTGTCACCCTACACCAAAGGCGCCAGCCTGCTTTACCGCAAGTTTGTCCACCCGTCCCTGTCCCGCCATGAGAAG GAGATCGATGCGTACATCGTGCAGGCCAAGGAGCGCAGCTACGAGACCGTGCTCACCTTCGGGAAGCGGGGCCTCAACATTGCCGCCTCGGCTGCTGTGCAGGCTGCCACCAAG GGTACCGGGCTGGGGGCCTGCAGGACAGCGACACCGAGGATGAGTGTTGGTTGGACACTGAGGCAGTCCCCCGGGCGCCAGCCCGGC
- the SFTPC gene encoding pulmonary surfactant-associated protein C isoform X3, which translates to MDVGSKEVLMESPPDYSAAPRGRFGIPCCPVHLKRLLIVVVVVVLVVVVIVGALLMGLHMSQKHTEMVLEMSIGAPEAQQHLALSGHLGTTATFSIGSTGLVVYDYQRLLIAYKPAPGTCCYIMKTAPESIPGLEALTRKVQNFQAKPAVPTSKLDQVEGRDAGSAPSRGDSAFLGMAVSTLCGEVPLYYI; encoded by the exons ATGGATGTGGGCAGCAAAGAGGTCCTGATGGAAAGCCCGCCG GACTACTCCGCAGCTCCCCGGGGTCGATTTGGCATCCCCTGCTGCCCGGTGCACCTGAAACGCCTTCTCatcgtggtggtggtggtggtcctTGTCGTTGTGGTGATTGTGGGAGCCCTGCTCATGGGTCTCCACATGAGCCAGAAACACACGGAGATG GTTCTGGAGATGAGCATCGGGGCTCCGGAAGCCCAGCAACACCTGGCCCTGAGTGGGCACCTGGGTACCACTGCCACCTTCTCCATCGGCTCCACTGGCCTCGTGGTGTATGACTACCAGCGG CTCCTGATCGCCTACAAGCCAGCCCCTGGCACCTGCTGCTACATCATGAAGACAGCTCCGGAGAGCATCCCTGGTCTTGAGGCTCTCACTAGAAAAGTCCAGAACttccag GCCAAGCCCGCAGTGCCTACCTCTAAGCTGGACCAGGTGGAGGGGCGAGATGCAGGCTCAGCACCCTCCAGAGGGGACTCGGCCTTCCTGGGCATGGCCGTGAGCACCCTGTGTGGCGAGGTGCCGCTCTACTACATCTAG
- the SFTPC gene encoding pulmonary surfactant-associated protein C isoform X1 has protein sequence MPAVLGSPAGWLPTWLRPSTHPGHTWESRRGQHSTCSKMDVGSKEVLMESPPDYSAAPRGRFGIPCCPVHLKRLLIVVVVVVLVVVVIVGALLMGLHMSQKHTEMVLEMSIGAPEAQQHLALSGHLGTTATFSIGSTGLVVYDYQRLLIAYKPAPGTCCYIMKTAPESIPGLEALTRKVQNFQGQWKPQGDRKRPEQRVFCSFCRRARGCFCPQRRDRPWRNGSLGRGWGRAELVPRGPGTPATTE, from the exons ATGCCTGCAGTGCTTGGCTCTCCCGCTGGCTGGCTGCCCACCTGGCTCAGGCCCAGTACGC ACCCTGGTCACACCTGGGAGAGCAGGAGAGGACAGCATAGCACTTGCAGCAAGATGGATGTGGGCAGCAAAGAGGTCCTGATGGAAAGCCCGCCG GACTACTCCGCAGCTCCCCGGGGTCGATTTGGCATCCCCTGCTGCCCGGTGCACCTGAAACGCCTTCTCatcgtggtggtggtggtggtcctTGTCGTTGTGGTGATTGTGGGAGCCCTGCTCATGGGTCTCCACATGAGCCAGAAACACACGGAGATG GTTCTGGAGATGAGCATCGGGGCTCCGGAAGCCCAGCAACACCTGGCCCTGAGTGGGCACCTGGGTACCACTGCCACCTTCTCCATCGGCTCCACTGGCCTCGTGGTGTATGACTACCAGCGG CTCCTGATCGCCTACAAGCCAGCCCCTGGCACCTGCTGCTACATCATGAAGACAGCTCCGGAGAGCATCCCTGGTCTTGAGGCTCTCACTAGAAAAGTCCAGAACttccag GGTCAGTGGAAGCCCCAAGGGGACAGGAAACGCCCTGAGCAAAGGGTCTTTTGCAGCTTTTGCAGACGAGCAAGAGGCTGCTTCTGCCCACAACGCAGGGACAGGCCCTGGAGAAATGGGAGTTTGGGGAGAGGATGGGGGCGGGCAGAGTTGGTGCCCAGGGGCCCGGGAACTCCTGCTACAACAGAATAA
- the SFTPC gene encoding pulmonary surfactant-associated protein C isoform X2 produces MDVGSKEVLMESPPDYSAAPRGRFGIPCCPVHLKRLLIVVVVVVLVVVVIVGALLMGLHMSQKHTEMVLEMSIGAPEAQQHLALSGHLGTTATFSIGSTGLVVYDYQRLLIAYKPAPGTCCYIMKTAPESIPGLEALTRKVQNFQVFQMECSPQAKPAVPTSKLDQVEGRDAGSAPSRGDSAFLGMAVSTLCGEVPLYYI; encoded by the exons ATGGATGTGGGCAGCAAAGAGGTCCTGATGGAAAGCCCGCCG GACTACTCCGCAGCTCCCCGGGGTCGATTTGGCATCCCCTGCTGCCCGGTGCACCTGAAACGCCTTCTCatcgtggtggtggtggtggtcctTGTCGTTGTGGTGATTGTGGGAGCCCTGCTCATGGGTCTCCACATGAGCCAGAAACACACGGAGATG GTTCTGGAGATGAGCATCGGGGCTCCGGAAGCCCAGCAACACCTGGCCCTGAGTGGGCACCTGGGTACCACTGCCACCTTCTCCATCGGCTCCACTGGCCTCGTGGTGTATGACTACCAGCGG CTCCTGATCGCCTACAAGCCAGCCCCTGGCACCTGCTGCTACATCATGAAGACAGCTCCGGAGAGCATCCCTGGTCTTGAGGCTCTCACTAGAAAAGTCCAGAACttccaggt ATTCCAAATGGAATGCTCTCCGCAGGCCAAGCCCGCAGTGCCTACCTCTAAGCTGGACCAGGTGGAGGGGCGAGATGCAGGCTCAGCACCCTCCAGAGGGGACTCGGCCTTCCTGGGCATGGCCGTGAGCACCCTGTGTGGCGAGGTGCCGCTCTACTACATCTAG